TTCGCACCACCAAACTTACCTTTTTGTTCGTGAGGTAAGGTCCCGTCTAAAAGAGGAATACGTACTAAACTTTTCTTAGCATCTTCTATTGCTTTTGCAATTGCAGAAGCTACATCTTTAGATTTTCCTAATCCATGACCAACAACACCGTTACCATCTCCAACTATTACGATTGCAGAGAAACCAAATGCTCTACCCCCTTTAGTTACTTTGGTAACACGTTGTACACCTACTAACTTATCTACAAGCTCTAATCCGCTTGGTTTTACTCTTTCTACGTTTTTATATCCTAACATAATATAATTTCTTAAAATTTTAAACCAGCTTCTCTAGCAGCTTCAGCTAATACTTTAACTCTACCGTGGTATAAAAACCCATTTCTATCAAAAGAAATAGCTTCAAAACCTTTTGCTGCAGCTCTTTCAGCAATCGCTTTACCTACTGCAGTAGCAGCTTCTGATTTAGAACCAGATGTAATTTCTTTATCTCTTGATGATGCAGATGCTAATGTTACACCAGTAACGTCATCAATTAATTGAGCATAAATTTCTTTGTTACTTCTAAAAACTGACAACCTAGGTTTAACAGCTGTTCCAGTAATAACTTTTCTAATTCTATACTTTATTCGTTGTCTTCTTTCAAGCTTTGATAATGCCATAATAATTTCTCTTATTTATTATGCAGATTTACCTGCTTTTCTTCTTAATATCTCTCCTACAAACTTAATACCTTTCCCTTTATATGGCTCTGGAGCACGGAAAGAACGGATTTTAGCCGCAACTTGACCAACTAATTGTTTGTCAAATGAAGATAACTTAATGATTGGGTTTTT
This genomic stretch from Tenacibaculum sp. Bg11-29 harbors:
- the rpsE gene encoding 30S ribosomal protein S5, giving the protein MMLGYKNVERVKPSGLELVDKLVGVQRVTKVTKGGRAFGFSAIVIVGDGNGVVGHGLGKSKDVASAIAKAIEDAKKSLVRIPLLDGTLPHEQKGKFGGAKVFIKPASHGTGVIAGGAVRSVLESVGIKDVLSKSQGSSNPHNVVKATFDALLQLRNAATIAKQRGISLEKVFNG
- the rplR gene encoding 50S ribosomal protein L18, whose protein sequence is MALSKLERRQRIKYRIRKVITGTAVKPRLSVFRSNKEIYAQLIDDVTGVTLASASSRDKEITSGSKSEAATAVGKAIAERAAAKGFEAISFDRNGFLYHGRVKVLAEAAREAGLKF